In one Thermosipho ferrireducens genomic region, the following are encoded:
- a CDS encoding Mrp/NBP35 family ATP-binding protein encodes MANPQFNLQNDLNKVKEKMGKIKHKIAVLSGKGGVGKTTVAVNLATALAESGYKVGLLDLDMHGPNIVRMLGSKNPTVDGEEIVPAEVLHNLKALSIGMLVEEGKAVIWRGPLKHSAIKQFLGDTKWGELDYLVFDLPPGTGDEALSLFQMIGKLDGVVMVTTPQKISLDDVRRAVSFVQTMGQKLIGIVENMSYVKCSKCDEIIEVFGSGGGEILAKEYNVPLLGKVPLDPKAAKYADEGKPITLYLRETEIEQVFRDIAEQVAKIVEVK; translated from the coding sequence ATGGCGAATCCACAATTTAATTTGCAAAACGATTTAAACAAAGTTAAGGAAAAGATGGGAAAAATAAAACATAAAATAGCAGTGTTGAGTGGTAAAGGAGGAGTCGGTAAGACAACTGTTGCGGTGAATCTTGCAACAGCTCTTGCAGAAAGCGGATATAAAGTAGGGTTACTTGACCTTGACATGCACGGCCCGAATATTGTTAGAATGCTTGGAAGTAAAAATCCAACAGTAGATGGAGAAGAAATTGTTCCAGCAGAAGTCTTGCATAACTTGAAGGCATTGTCTATAGGTATGCTTGTCGAAGAGGGCAAGGCAGTTATATGGAGAGGTCCTTTGAAACATTCAGCAATTAAGCAATTTTTGGGAGATACAAAATGGGGGGAGCTTGACTATCTTGTTTTTGATTTACCACCTGGAACGGGAGACGAAGCTTTGAGTTTATTTCAAATGATAGGGAAACTTGATGGGGTGGTTATGGTTACGACACCTCAAAAAATATCGCTGGATGATGTAAGAAGGGCTGTTTCTTTTGTCCAGACAATGGGACAGAAGCTTATAGGAATAGTAGAAAATATGTCATACGTAAAATGTTCTAAATGCGACGAAATAATAGAAGTTTTTGGTAGTGGAGGCGGAGAAATTTTAGCTAAAGAGTATAATGTTCCGTTACTCGGTAAAGTACCACTTGATCCCAAGGCTGCAAAGTATGCAGACGAAGGAAAACCGATAACTCTTTATTTAAGGGAAACAGAAATAGAACAGGTATTTAGAGACATAGCTGAGCAGGTTGCAAAAATAGTAGAGGTGAAATAA
- the def gene encoding peptide deformylase — protein sequence MMKVRLLGDPILRKKAKPVTNFEQIKEIKEEMLKIMYLEDGVGLAAPQIGLSLRFFLMDYGEGPKVIVNPQIFEHSEDTEEGEEGCLSVPGIFADVRRYKWVKLRYQDENGSYHEELFEGYAARIIQHETDHLDGILFIDRLPSDVKKQLALELRKIMRKRLEETK from the coding sequence ATCATGAAAGTAAGACTTCTCGGTGATCCTATTCTTAGAAAAAAGGCAAAGCCGGTAACAAATTTTGAGCAAATAAAAGAAATAAAAGAAGAGATGTTAAAAATAATGTATCTGGAGGACGGAGTTGGGTTGGCGGCGCCCCAGATAGGGTTATCTCTGCGCTTTTTTTTGATGGATTATGGAGAGGGGCCAAAAGTAATAGTAAATCCTCAAATTTTTGAACATTCTGAAGATACAGAGGAAGGAGAGGAAGGTTGTCTTAGCGTACCTGGAATTTTTGCCGATGTGAGAAGATATAAGTGGGTAAAGTTAAGATATCAAGATGAAAATGGAAGCTACCATGAGGAGTTGTTTGAAGGTTATGCGGCGCGTATAATACAACATGAGACGGACCATCTCGATGGAATTTTATTTATAGATAGATTACCATCTGATGTGAAAAAACAACTTGCTCTTGAGCTTCGAAAAATTATGCGAAAAAGACTGGAGGAGACGAAGTGA
- a CDS encoding YaaR family protein, with protein MRIEPPGDPKIKSGAIKKKKTSKKKKVSFEGEVKGFFDVLMDVEEEVINKEIERVVQEILDAGNDFVRSPTPDSLKKYKEKIKEFLKLIEKKLYKLGGKMDYSTNSPRLHIIVEKVDQKLKDLADKLMTAESGTINFAARVEEINGLILDLYK; from the coding sequence TTGAGGATAGAACCACCAGGTGATCCCAAGATAAAAAGTGGTGCTATTAAAAAGAAAAAAACGTCAAAGAAAAAGAAGGTATCTTTTGAGGGAGAAGTAAAAGGATTTTTTGATGTTTTAATGGATGTAGAGGAAGAGGTAATAAACAAAGAAATAGAGCGAGTTGTTCAGGAAATACTGGACGCTGGAAATGATTTTGTGAGATCACCAACGCCTGATTCTTTAAAGAAATATAAGGAGAAAATAAAGGAGTTTTTAAAATTAATAGAGAAAAAGCTGTATAAATTGGGTGGAAAGATGGACTATTCTACGAATAGTCCACGTCTTCATATAATTGTAGAAAAAGTTGATCAGAAATTGAAAGATTTAGCAGATAAATTAATGACAGCGGAATCTGGTACAATAAATTTTGCTGCAAGAGTGGAAGAAATCAACGGATTAATCCTTGATTTGTATAAATGA
- the surE gene encoding 5'/3'-nucleotidase SurE, with the protein MKILVTNDDGVTAQGILCLARYLSREHTVTVVAPETEQSAVGHAITIRFPLWLRKLDINEPFEIYAVSGTPADCVKMGMDVVLGSPPDLVVSGVNRGKNLGTDVIYSGTVSGALEGAIAGIPSIAISSSDFKNPMYETAAKFLLKFLKEFDVKTIPRFTALNINVPSVSYEELKGWRLTRQSKRMYEDYFEKRVDPVGRDYYWMMGNVIENDPDPLADYKALKEGYVSVTPISVFMTNEKYLKYLEEVYHESKTSR; encoded by the coding sequence GTGAAAATTTTGGTTACAAATGATGACGGAGTAACCGCTCAGGGAATATTATGTCTTGCAAGATATCTTAGCAGGGAACATACTGTGACAGTGGTTGCGCCTGAAACTGAGCAGAGCGCTGTAGGTCATGCTATTACCATAAGGTTTCCGTTGTGGCTTAGAAAGCTTGATATAAATGAGCCTTTTGAAATATATGCAGTTTCAGGAACTCCGGCAGATTGTGTGAAAATGGGGATGGATGTTGTGCTTGGCTCTCCTCCTGATCTGGTGGTGAGTGGTGTAAACAGAGGAAAAAATCTGGGTACAGATGTGATTTATTCGGGAACAGTGAGCGGTGCGTTAGAAGGTGCTATAGCGGGGATTCCTTCTATAGCTATTTCAAGTTCTGATTTTAAAAACCCGATGTACGAGACCGCAGCAAAGTTTTTGTTGAAATTTTTGAAAGAATTCGATGTAAAGACTATTCCAAGATTTACCGCGCTAAACATTAATGTTCCATCAGTTTCATATGAGGAGTTAAAGGGCTGGAGGCTCACCAGACAGAGCAAAAGAATGTATGAAGATTACTTTGAAAAGCGTGTGGATCCTGTGGGAAGAGATTATTACTGGATGATGGGGAATGTGATAGAAAATGATCCTGATCCATTAGCAGATTACAAAGCGTTGAAGGAAGGCTATGTTTCTGTAACCCCCATAAGCGTTTTCATGACAAATGAGAAATATTTAAAGTATCTGGAGGAAGTATATCATGAAAGTAAGACTTCTCGGTGA